One window of Panulirus ornatus isolate Po-2019 chromosome 13, ASM3632096v1, whole genome shotgun sequence genomic DNA carries:
- the tsl gene encoding torso-like protein isoform X1, with protein sequence MEATNSTVCDLVRSHLSACDSVMGVGGGTSWAALVLAVCVLCGETKKSTSRTRQTDQDNNLVNSSDYLKVGRSLNLLPRYGFLTFSIKVFPHRLDNSWLFREKTAEVFQKNSYWATYTHHRHHHENNENSRRGYDQHFLIDFCDDVRELLMAYFENFNIEGVPESYRVLTSSISINTKAQHLGIHPTFLASEYSFVLVRLFRRNRWATLDGHLTLTSLFKSAVGDIRVGSPESVNQFLDHYGTHVITEYEVGDVMYQVYVFGDRTYGELKNNFAMSKNSQSELTQMERYFTPYYALHVGRVKLASGNPQFEEVVGDKLMSMTFFRLYQSIFSIFKDQDLEDKLEKLDGEVVLSLKLEKITKIVPKSPKRHWLGEILDNTLSLYYVTM encoded by the exons CTGTGACTCCgtgatgggtgtgggtggtggaacgTCGTGGGCGGCGTTGGTGTTGgctgtatgtgtgctgtgtggaGAGACTAAGAAGAGCACCTCCAGGACCCGTCAGACAGATCAGGACAACAACCTCGTGAACTCTAGTGATTACCTCAAGGTCGGGAGGTCGCTTAACCTCCTACCAAGATATGgctttctcactttttccatcaaG GTCTTCCCACATCGATTGGACAACAGCTGGTTATTCAGGGAGAAGACAGCAGAGGTTTTCCAAAAGAACTCCTACTGGgcaacctacacacaccaccgtcaccatcacgaAAACAATGAGAACAGCCGCCGTGGATATGACCAACATTTTTTGATTGACTTCTGTGATGATGTGCGGGAACTTCTCATGGCCTACTTTGAAAATTTCAACATTGAGGGTGTGCCAGAGTCTTATAGAGTTCTCACAAGCTCTATTTCTATTAACACAAAGGCTCAACACCTAGGAATTCACCCAACTTTCTTAGCTTCTGAGTACTCCTTTGTACTGGTGCGTCTCTTCCGCAGGAATAGATGGGCAACGCTAGATG GACATCTGACGCTGACTAGCCTTTTCAAAAGTGCTGTGGGTGATATTAGAGTTGGGTCACCCGAGTCTGTGAACCAATTCCTAGACCATTATGGTACCCATGTCATTACTGAATATGAAGTTGGAGATGTTATGTACCAAGTATATGTGTTTGGAGACAGGACATATGGTGAACTGAAGAACAATTTTGCAATGAGTAAAAA CAGTCAGAGTGAACTGACCCAAATGGAGCGTTACTTTACCCCATACTATGCACTGCATGTTGGCAGAGTAAAACTAGCCTCAG GTAATCCACAGTTTGAAGAAGTAGTTGGTGACAAGCTTATGTCTATGACATTCTTCCGTCTATACCAGAGCATATTCTCAATTTTCAAGGACCAGGACTTGGAGGACAAACTGGAGAAGTTGGATGGTGAAGTGGTTCTTAGCCTAAAATTAGAGAAGATCACCAAAATTGTTCCCAAGTCTCCCAAGCGTCACTGGTTGGGTGAGATTTTAgacaatactctctctctttaCTATGTCACAATGTAA
- the tsl gene encoding torso-like protein isoform X2 yields the protein MGVGGGTSWAALVLAVCVLCGETKKSTSRTRQTDQDNNLVNSSDYLKVGRSLNLLPRYGFLTFSIKVFPHRLDNSWLFREKTAEVFQKNSYWATYTHHRHHHENNENSRRGYDQHFLIDFCDDVRELLMAYFENFNIEGVPESYRVLTSSISINTKAQHLGIHPTFLASEYSFVLVRLFRRNRWATLDGHLTLTSLFKSAVGDIRVGSPESVNQFLDHYGTHVITEYEVGDVMYQVYVFGDRTYGELKNNFAMSKNSQSELTQMERYFTPYYALHVGRVKLASGNPQFEEVVGDKLMSMTFFRLYQSIFSIFKDQDLEDKLEKLDGEVVLSLKLEKITKIVPKSPKRHWLGEILDNTLSLYYVTM from the exons atgggtgtgggtggtggaacgTCGTGGGCGGCGTTGGTGTTGgctgtatgtgtgctgtgtggaGAGACTAAGAAGAGCACCTCCAGGACCCGTCAGACAGATCAGGACAACAACCTCGTGAACTCTAGTGATTACCTCAAGGTCGGGAGGTCGCTTAACCTCCTACCAAGATATGgctttctcactttttccatcaaG GTCTTCCCACATCGATTGGACAACAGCTGGTTATTCAGGGAGAAGACAGCAGAGGTTTTCCAAAAGAACTCCTACTGGgcaacctacacacaccaccgtcaccatcacgaAAACAATGAGAACAGCCGCCGTGGATATGACCAACATTTTTTGATTGACTTCTGTGATGATGTGCGGGAACTTCTCATGGCCTACTTTGAAAATTTCAACATTGAGGGTGTGCCAGAGTCTTATAGAGTTCTCACAAGCTCTATTTCTATTAACACAAAGGCTCAACACCTAGGAATTCACCCAACTTTCTTAGCTTCTGAGTACTCCTTTGTACTGGTGCGTCTCTTCCGCAGGAATAGATGGGCAACGCTAGATG GACATCTGACGCTGACTAGCCTTTTCAAAAGTGCTGTGGGTGATATTAGAGTTGGGTCACCCGAGTCTGTGAACCAATTCCTAGACCATTATGGTACCCATGTCATTACTGAATATGAAGTTGGAGATGTTATGTACCAAGTATATGTGTTTGGAGACAGGACATATGGTGAACTGAAGAACAATTTTGCAATGAGTAAAAA CAGTCAGAGTGAACTGACCCAAATGGAGCGTTACTTTACCCCATACTATGCACTGCATGTTGGCAGAGTAAAACTAGCCTCAG GTAATCCACAGTTTGAAGAAGTAGTTGGTGACAAGCTTATGTCTATGACATTCTTCCGTCTATACCAGAGCATATTCTCAATTTTCAAGGACCAGGACTTGGAGGACAAACTGGAGAAGTTGGATGGTGAAGTGGTTCTTAGCCTAAAATTAGAGAAGATCACCAAAATTGTTCCCAAGTCTCCCAAGCGTCACTGGTTGGGTGAGATTTTAgacaatactctctctctttaCTATGTCACAATGTAA